In Quercus lobata isolate SW786 chromosome 12, ValleyOak3.0 Primary Assembly, whole genome shotgun sequence, a genomic segment contains:
- the LOC115970977 gene encoding probable galacturonosyltransferase-like 4: MEAFWMSPTFPQPLSSLLIGFLSLLFLLLLPDLHSTATGIRLGVIRKPSPDVPIFREAPAFRNGETCASDDKIHIAMTLDSNYLRGTMAAVLSILQHSTCPENVEFHFLWSRHEPDVSSSIKSTFPYLSFKVYRFNSKKVRGKISKSIRQALDQPLNYARIYLADIIPAEVKRVVYLDSDLVVVDDIKKLWEVDLENKVLAAPEYCHANFTTYFTDLFWSDPSMSSIFDGRKPCYFNTGVMVVDVDKWRQGDYTSKMEEWMVVQKQKRIYHLGSLPPFLLVLGGDITGVDHRWNQHGLGGDNLEGKCRSLHPGPISLLHWSGKGKPWLRLDSRKPCTVDHLWAPYDLYRSSTHSLEE; the protein is encoded by the coding sequence ATGGAGGCCTTTTGGATGAGCCCCACTTTTCCACAACCATTATCATCACTCCTAATAGGCTTCCTGTCTCTCCTCTTCCTTCTCCTCCTCCCTGATCTCCATTCCACCGCCACTGGTATCCGCCTCGGGGTTATCCGGAAGCCGTCCCCAGATGTCCCCATCTTCCGTGAAGCTCCTGCCTTTCGGAACGGAGAAACATGTGCCTCTGATGACAAAATCCACATTGCCATGACATTGGATTCAAACTACCTTAGGGGTACCATGGCAGCTGTGTTGTCCATTTTGCAACATTCAACATGCCCAGAAAACGTTGAGTTTCACTTTTTGTGGTCAAGGCATGAGCCTGATGTATCCTCAAGCATCAAATCCACCTTCCCTTACCTTAGCTTCAAAGTTTATCGCTTTAACTCCAAAAAGGTACGTGggaaaatatcaaaatcaatacGTCAAGCACTAGACCAACCTTTAAACTATGCACGTATATACCTTGCAGACATTATACCAGCCGAGGTAAAACGTGTTGTGTATCTAGATTCTGATCTTGTAGTTGTGGATGACATCAAGAAGCTATGGGAGGTGGATTtggagaacaaggttttggctGCACCAGAATATTGCCATGCAAATTTCACAACCTATTTCACGGACTTGTTTTGGTCTGACCCTTCAATGTCCAGTATATTTGATGGTAGAAAGCCTTGTTATTTTAACACAGGGGTTATGGTTGTGGACGTGGATAAATGGAGGCAAGGAGATTATACATCGAAAATGGAGGAGTGGATGGTAGTGCAAAAGCAAAAGAGGATTTACCACTTGGGTTCTTTGCCAccatttttgttggttttgggtGGCGATATTACTGGTGTGGACCATAGGTGGAATCAACATGGACTTGGTGGAGACAATCTTGAAGGAAAATGTAGGAGTTTGCATCCTGGGCCTATTAGTTTGCTTCATTGGAGTGGGAAAGGGAAGCCATGGTTGAGGTTAGATTCAAGGAAGCCCTGCACTGTGGATCATCTTTGGGCTCCATATGATCTCTACCGTTCATCAACTCACTCTTTGGAAGAATAA